The Brumimicrobium sp. genomic interval CTTGGAAAGGGTCTCCTACCTGAACGGCTGGTAAATCTTTTGCTGATTCTTCTGTTATATCTTTAGATGCAAAAGAAGCGCCTGCGATACCATCTTTACCTGTAGCAGAACCTACAATATATACAGGATTTCCAGGGCCTTTTGCAGTTGCGGAAATAACTTTTTTAGAATCTATAATTCCAGCAGAGAACGCATTTACTAGAGGATTTGTATTGTAAGAATCATCAAAGAAAACTTCACCACCAACAGTTGGTACACCAAAAGCATTTCCATAATCACCAATTCCTTTTGTTACACCTTTTACTAACCATTTTGTCTTGGGTAGATCAATATTTCCAAAACGTAAAGAATTTAATTGGCCAATTGGGCGTGCCCCCATGGTAAAGATATCACGATTAATACCTCCCACACCTGTTGCAGCTCCTTGATAAGGTTCAATAGCACTAGGATGATTATGGGATTCGATTTTGAAAACACAACCAATACCGTCACCAAGGTCAACCATACCAGCATTTTCTTCTCCAGCTTTCACAAGCATTTGAGGGCCTTCTTTTGGTAGTTTCTTTAGCCAATGTATAGAGTTTTTGTATGAACAGTGTTCAGACCACATTACTCCATATACACTTGTCTCTGTAAAATTAGGTGTACGACCTAATATTTCTTTTATTTTTTCAAACTCCTCCGCCGTTAATCCTAGATTAAGAGCATCTTCTAATGTCGCTTCTGCAAGATTCTTTACTTCCATGATTTTCAAAATATGTTGCAAAAATAATGAAAATGTATGTATATCTACCCTTAAAAATAGAATGTTTATTAACAAATAAAAAAGCGAAACCTTTTTACAGAATACTCGTTCAATCTACTTCGATTAAGAAGGTGGAATAAAAAAAATCAGAATTTTTTTGTTTTGATAGAAAATAGTAATATCTTTTATTTTCCTTTGCAAAAAAAATAACATTATGTCAGAAGCTGTAAATGTAAAACCTACACTTATTGAGAAAGAATTGATTCCTCAGTTACATTTCTCAAAAACTGTTAAAATAAAACAGTCCGAAACTCTTATGAGTAAATTAATGGAGGCAACCAAATTAGGTAATCTACACCATGGGAAAGTGGCTGTAGTTTTTGAGGATGATGAAGGTTTAAAGAGGGTAGAAACTACTGTTTGGGCTACCGGATTAAAATATATTTGTCTGAAAGGAGGGATATGGCTTCCGATTGGCAGAATACATGAAGTGATTATTCTATAGGAATCCAAGAATATGTTTGATTAAGCATCGTTAATCTTTTTGGAATCATTATTTTTGTAGGTGTGGGCTTTGTTCACACTTTTTTTTGATTTATTTGTTAATAAAATGCAAAGCTCGAACAAATTTTATTTTGTTGCGTTTTCAAATGATATATGAATTATATAAATAGAACTGTTATGATGAGATATATGTTGAGTGTTTTGGTTGTATTGTTTTTGGGTTTAACTGGGTATGCACAAATGCAAATGCCCGAAGATCAGGTAGATTGGAAATTCACGGTGGAACAAAATGGATGTGATGCTGTTGTTGTTGCAACTCTTTCAATTAAAAAAGGATGGCATATTAATGCGCTTGTTTTACCCGAGGAAAGTTTTGGAATAGCAACTACGTTTAATGTGCAAAAATCGGCTAATTATAAAATAATCGGAAAACCAACAGAACCAAAACCTATTCGAAAATTTGATGCAGTAGCAGGAGAGGAATTAGATTATCATGAAGGAAAGATAGTTTTACGACAAAAAATTCGAGTTAACTCAGAGAAAGATTTTGATTTAAAACTTGATTTTGGTTTCCAACCATGCGATTCTGTAAAATGTTTATTTCCCTATGAAGAGTCTTTTACAGTGAAAGTGAAAGGGTGTTCATCAGAGGATGCTGGCAAGAATATTGAAAAGAGTAATTCTCCTGACGTAGCTGCAAGTGATGTTGAGATTGATAATGACTCTATTGATACAAATTCTATGGTTATTCAAGAAAATGTTTCTACGAAGATAGTTGAGAAGAATGTGGAAGGGGCAAAAGATGATATAGCGAATATGCCTATATGGTTATTGTTTTTTCTTTCATTTGGAAGTGGTTTATTGGCTTTAATAACTCCTTGTGTGTTTCCAATGATTCCAATGACAGTTAGTTATTTTACTAAAACTAGTAAGACTAAAGCTAAAGGGGTTAGTAATGCTATAAAATATGGTATATCTATTATTGTTATTTATATTTTATTAGGAACTCTAATAACAGCTATTTTTGGAGTGGATGCATTAAATAACATGTCAACGAATCCAACGTTTAATATTGTTTTCTTCTTTGTGCTCATAATTTTTGCCATTTCCTTTATGGGGGCATTTGAATTGCGTTTACCTAACTCATGGGCTAATAAAGCAGATGCTAAAGCAGATAAAGGAGGATTCATAGGTATTTTCTTTATGGCTCTTGCTTTGGCTATTGTATCTTTTTCTTGTACAGGTCCTATCGTGGGGTATTTGTTGTTTCAAGCGGCAACAATAGGGGGTGTTGCTCCTATCATTGGGATGCTTGGTTTTTCTTTAGCATTAGCATTGCCATTTGCCGTTTTTGCTGCAATACCAGGCTGGATGAATTCATTGCCAAAATCAGGTGGATGGTTAAATGTTGTAAAGGTTGTGCTAGGTTTATTAGAGTTAGCGCTTGCATTTAAATTCCTTTCGAATGCAGACTTAGCACTGCAAACACATTTATTAGAACGTGAGCTGTTTTTAGCTATATGGATTGGAATCTTCTTAGTTTTAGCTTTCTATTTATTTGGGTGGATCCGTTTCCCACACGATAGTAAGGTTGAAAATCTTTCGGTAGGTAGAGGGTTGTTTGGAACCTTTGTCCTCATATTTGTATTTTATATGATTCCTGGACTTTGGGGTGCGCCGTTAAAAATTATTAGTGCATTTCCTCCACCAATGAGTTATAGTGAATCTCCATTAGGAGTGGGTTATACAGGAGTTAGTGTGCAAAAGGAAAGTAGTCATACTTCAACGTATATTGATGGGATGCATTTAGGGCCTCAGAATATTATGACATTTAATGATTATGATAAGGCTTTGGCTTATTCTAAGAGTATAGGGAAGCCTTTAATGCTTGATTTTACAGGGCATAATTGTGTGAACTGCCGAAAAATGGAGCAAAGCGTTTGGGGAGAACCAGGTGTTATAAATATTCTTAGAGATTCAGTTGTGATTGCTTCTTTACATGTGGATGAACGTGTAGAGTTACCAAAATCCGAGCAATATGAAGCAACATTTCCTAATGGAAGAAAAAAGTTTATTAAAACTTACGGCGATAAGTGGACTTTTAAGCAAATTTCAGAATATGAGATAACAGCTCAACCGTTCTATGTCTTTCAAGATGGAAATGGTAATAACCTTTCTAATGGCTCTGCAGATTATCAGCATCACAGCAATCCAAAAGAATTCTTGAAATGGTTGCAAGATGGTTTAAAAGCGTACCGAGAAATTAATTAACAACTTGTTTATAAAAGAAGGGTAAGATTTTGTTTTTTTTGAGCGAAAGCCTAATTGAAAGTGTTATTTTTGTCAAAACAAAAAGATAATGAGTGAAAGATTAGATGCTGTTCTGCTTTTAGAAGATGGAACTGTTTTTCATGGAAAATCAGTTGGTGTTACTGGGAAAACTTTTGGAGAAATCGTATTTAACACTGCGATGGATGGATATCAGGAGGTATTCACGGACCCTGCTAATTTAGGGCAAATTATAGTGATGAGTACCTCTCATGTTGGGAATTACGGTACAACGCCAGAGGATGCATCTTCAGATCATGTACAGTGTGCGGGGATTGTTGTGAAGAAATTTTCAGAGGTTACCTCTCGAGATAGGGCTAACTTATCTTTAGAAGAGCTTTTTGTAAATGATCATAAAATGGGAATTTGTGATATAGATACTCGTGCTTTAGTAAGACACATCTGCAATCACGGTTCGATGAATGCTGTAATTTCTTCTGAAGAAAATGTGTCGATTGAAGGTTTACTTTCCGAATTGCAATCTTTTCCAAAAATGAAAGGAATGGAATTAGCTAGTAGGGTATCTACGCAAGAGTCATATATATCAAAATCACTTACTGATAAGGCGCTTTATAAGATTGCTCTGGTTGATTTTGGTTCAAAAAATGGAGTTGTTCATAGATTTAATTTGAATAACTGTGAAGTAAAGGTGTTTCCGATGAACTCTAAATTAGAAGAAATGTTGAATTATCTTCCAGATGGTTTTGTTTTATCAGCTGGACCTGGAGACCCTAGCGCAATGCCAACTGCTGTTGATTTAGTAAAGAATATTATTGAAACTAAGAAACCTGTTTTTGGAATTAATCTAGGACATCAATTAATCGCTTTGAGTCAAGGTGTTAGTATCGAGAAAATGCCTCATGGTCACAGAGGGGTTAATCATCCAATTATCAATCACCGAACTGGGAAAGGAGAGATGACTTGTCAAAATCATAGTTTTGTTGTAAATAGAGTGAGTGCAGAAGATAATTCAAATATTGAAATCACACATTCTCATTTAAATGACAATACAGTAGCAGGAATAGCATTGAAGGATCGACCTGTTTTTTCCGTTCAATATCATCCTGAAGGAGCAGTAGGACCACACGATTCCTTGTATCTTATCAGTGAGTTTTTAGAATTAATGCAAAAGAATAAATAGAACCTTATTATAGATTGTTATGAGTTATATTTCTGAAGTATTTGCCCGTCAAATTATGGATTCAAGAGGAAATCCAACAGTGGAAGTGGATGTATATTCAACAAGTGGGTTGAGAGGAAGAGCTGCGGTTCCTTCTGGAGCATCTACTGGAGTACATGAGGCAGTAGAGCTGCGTGATGGAGATAAAAAAGTATTCATGGGGAAAGGTGTTTTGAAGGCTGTAGAAAATGTGAATACAGAAATCAGTGATGCAATAGTTGGAATGTATCTTTTTGACCAAAAGGCGATTGACCTAAAGATGATAGAATTAGATGGAACTCCAAATAAAGGAAGGTTGGGAGCTAACGCTATTTTAGGAGTTTCTTTGGCAGTTGCAAAATTAGCGGCTAAAGAAGCAGGCTTGTCTTTATTTAAATATATAGGAGGTGTTGGCGCCACCACTATGCCTGTTCCTATGATGAATATCTTAA includes:
- the carA gene encoding glutamine-hydrolyzing carbamoyl-phosphate synthase small subunit; amino-acid sequence: MSERLDAVLLLEDGTVFHGKSVGVTGKTFGEIVFNTAMDGYQEVFTDPANLGQIIVMSTSHVGNYGTTPEDASSDHVQCAGIVVKKFSEVTSRDRANLSLEELFVNDHKMGICDIDTRALVRHICNHGSMNAVISSEENVSIEGLLSELQSFPKMKGMELASRVSTQESYISKSLTDKALYKIALVDFGSKNGVVHRFNLNNCEVKVFPMNSKLEEMLNYLPDGFVLSAGPGDPSAMPTAVDLVKNIIETKKPVFGINLGHQLIALSQGVSIEKMPHGHRGVNHPIINHRTGKGEMTCQNHSFVVNRVSAEDNSNIEITHSHLNDNTVAGIALKDRPVFSVQYHPEGAVGPHDSLYLISEFLELMQKNK
- a CDS encoding thioredoxin family protein encodes the protein MLSVLVVLFLGLTGYAQMQMPEDQVDWKFTVEQNGCDAVVVATLSIKKGWHINALVLPEESFGIATTFNVQKSANYKIIGKPTEPKPIRKFDAVAGEELDYHEGKIVLRQKIRVNSEKDFDLKLDFGFQPCDSVKCLFPYEESFTVKVKGCSSEDAGKNIEKSNSPDVAASDVEIDNDSIDTNSMVIQENVSTKIVEKNVEGAKDDIANMPIWLLFFLSFGSGLLALITPCVFPMIPMTVSYFTKTSKTKAKGVSNAIKYGISIIVIYILLGTLITAIFGVDALNNMSTNPTFNIVFFFVLIIFAISFMGAFELRLPNSWANKADAKADKGGFIGIFFMALALAIVSFSCTGPIVGYLLFQAATIGGVAPIIGMLGFSLALALPFAVFAAIPGWMNSLPKSGGWLNVVKVVLGLLELALAFKFLSNADLALQTHLLERELFLAIWIGIFLVLAFYLFGWIRFPHDSKVENLSVGRGLFGTFVLIFVFYMIPGLWGAPLKIISAFPPPMSYSESPLGVGYTGVSVQKESSHTSTYIDGMHLGPQNIMTFNDYDKALAYSKSIGKPLMLDFTGHNCVNCRKMEQSVWGEPGVINILRDSVVIASLHVDERVELPKSEQYEATFPNGRKKFIKTYGDKWTFKQISEYEITAQPFYVFQDGNGNNLSNGSADYQHHSNPKEFLKWLQDGLKAYREIN